CGAGAAGCTGTAGTGGGGGCCGCCGAATCGTTGGTGCTGCACGGCATGATCGGCGATCCGGTCGTTGAAGGCCTGGTACACGAAGATTGAGGATCCGGTGCGGTGGCCAAGGATCCAGTTCCCTTCCTGGGGAAGACCTTCTTCGTAGCGACTGTATGGGGTAGTGGGTAGGTTCATGGTGACCATGAGAGGGAGGGGAGGGATCAAGGCGATTGGGTTTTGCCAATGTACCTGCCGGTGGTGGTATCTGCGAGGGCTTGGACCACCAAGACCTGGTCGAGGATCCGGTCCTGGTGGTCGCGGACCAGCGCGATCGCCGAATCCCCTCGGTAGATGGTGTCGTGGCCAAGACGCAGTCGCCCGCCCCGGAAGTCCAGCCAATCTCCGATGTGGACTCCGCTGTGGTATTTCCAAGAGGAGTCTTCGATCTCCTTGCAGCCCAGGACAAGCAGGGAAGTCAGGAGCAGGGATGCTTTGCGCAGGGGTAAAGGGGATTTCCTGGTAGGATGGATGGAATTAGGCATGGTCAGGGAAGCAGGAGTTTCTCGTCGTGCCAGATGTCTTCATGGTTCTTCGCAAGGAGAAACCGAGATCCTGGGGGGAGTGCGAGATAGTGGAGGACCTCTGGACAGTACTGGGAAAGATGTGAGGCATGAAGGGGCTGGTAGAAATCGTCCTGTTCGGAGAATTGGTTGCCTCCCCAAATAAACCAGCCTGACAGGCCTTCTGCTGGAGCAATGCGAAGCCCGTTCAAGGGGGATTGGGAAAGCGTGCTGAGCGCGATCCCGATTTTGTCGAGGGGATTCGGGCTTTCGGTCCAGACAACGGAGTTGTTGGTGGCGGAACGTACGCTCGAGATGGCTTCGTGCAGATGATCGAAGGGGCCGGATCCAGAGACTTCATGCGATGGATCGGAAGGGTGGTACCAGTGGACATAATAGCAGGGGTGTTCCTGATCTTCCCGAATTTCCTCTGGGTCGTCTTGATCGCCTGAACCGAACGTGATGGTGCTCGAACGGATCACCACCTTCGCAGTGATCGTGCCACCATAGGACCAGGATCCGGTGAGTTCAATCATCGGGGTGGGGGTGGAACAGGGAGGTGGAGTTGACCGAGACAGAGAGGAAGCATTTTTCGTGAGTCTTCTTTGGCACCTATTTGGCCTTTGGCAAGAATCGATCGTGGTCCTTTGGGGTGGGCATCCGGCAGGTGGCGCGCTTTCCGAAGGGAACATAACGGTACCGTGCCACCAACCGGTAGAGGAGGTCCCGGAGAGGGCGAGGCACCACCCGGAAGACTCGCAGCAGCGACCACGGTCCAGGGAGGTCCTTGGCGATCTCTAAAACGGCGTCCGACCGGACGAAGGTTCGGCCATTCTTGATCAAGACCAGGGTGTCCAGGCGATCGGAGGCAATTCCCTGAAGTTCCATGGAATGCTGGCCATGCGTGCTCTGCAGGGGAGAGAAGACAAAGGTTCCCGACGGGTCGTGCGACAGGACGAAGTTCACGGCACCGTTGCAGAAGGGGCACACGCCGTCGAAGAGGATGAGGTGTGGGGCCATGGTCAATGGGTAAGATAGCCGGGTGGACGGGTCGGGACGACCGGAACGCAGGTCTGTCAATTTCCGTCTTATCGGGAAGACTTCATGGCTTTCAAGATCTTCAGGCTCCCGTCGCGCAGGAACGCCTGGTACTCCTTCGTTTCGGATCCAACTAGAGCCGTCTTTCCCGCCTCGTCGAAGTGGATTCCCCACCCATACTTCTTGGGCAGAGGTGAGGCTCTCAAGCAGGCTTGTCCTTTGGAAAACAGCTCGGCTTTCACCTCTTCGAACCGTTTGGGATCGATCGCGTTTCGTTCCATGAGCACAAGGACCAAGACCTCGTCGGACGTGTAGCGGTACGGATGGTTGCCGATGAGTTCGAACTGGAGGTTGGCGATCGTTTTCGCCTCCCCTTTGGCGGGAGGAACGACACCCTTTTGCACCGGACAATCGTCGGCGATGGCCACGAAGGTGTTTTGGTAGTTCGTCGTATGGCATTTCATCGGTGGTCCTCGCGGACATTAAGAAAGGAATTTTGGGGCTGGTGGCGTTTTTGTCGGCTGCGCCGGGCTTTTTTTCGGCTGCGCCGGGCTTTTTCGGGCGCGGGCCCGGTAGCCGTTTCCTGGGTGCGTCGGCACCCAGACCCCGACCCAGGGGCCGAGCGCGCGGCCCCTGGGGACCCGCGCGCCGGGGGGCTCTAGTTGGAACGGCCATGCCGGCTCGCTGGAACTACGCGTGCGATGACTGTCGAGGCATTCGGGCCGATGGCATCAGGGACGCGATCGATATCGCCGGATCCATTGGCCGTTCCATTTTTCGAGCCCCCCGGTCCCCCGCGGCCCGGTGAAATGCCAGTGTGGTCGATGGCCCGAAACACCGAAACCCTCTCCCCTTTTGGGGAGAGGGGGGCGGGGGGTGAGGGAACACCAGGTTCGCCGACCCGAACCCGCTTCGCTGGCCGGGGATGGTGCGGAAGTTCTAGTGACAATTTCTGGCATCGCCTTGATGGGCTGGTTTTTCCTCTGGAGAACCAATGCCCTTGGCGGTCAGAAGATGTTGTTGTTGCTGGCTGTGACGATGGAGATGGAGTAGTTCTTGGATCCGGCTGGGAGTTTCAGGGATTCGATGGGGGCTCTGAAGATGCACTCGGAGTTTGCGGGGACCGTCAGCGAGTAAAGGTCTACTTGGGTTCCGTCCAGAAGATCGCCGCTCTCGTTTTGGAGCTTGATCTCCAGCTTGAAGTGTTGCCAGTCAAAATTGCCTGTGTTCTTGATGGTGCCGACGATGGCTTGATGGCGTTTGCCTTGGCAGGCGGAATCCTCCACAGAAACGAATTTGTGGTGGATGATTTTCAATTCCGCAGAATGATTGACGAAATCTTCCGTAGGTTGGAGGAATTTCGATCTTGTGAAAGTATAGCCCATGGCGAGGAACAAAAGCACAAAGAGGGCGGTGCTCCGGAT
This DNA window, taken from Fibrobacterota bacterium, encodes the following:
- a CDS encoding thiol-disulfide oxidoreductase DCC family protein, with protein sequence MAPHLILFDGVCPFCNGAVNFVLSHDPSGTFVFSPLQSTHGQHSMELQGIASDRLDTLVLIKNGRTFVRSDAVLEIAKDLPGPWSLLRVFRVVPRPLRDLLYRLVARYRYVPFGKRATCRMPTPKDHDRFLPKAK